The genomic interval TCTCAAGAGCGGTTGCAGTTAGATTAATTGCAATTGTCCCATGAACATAATGCatcttttgttttcattatccaaatgaaaataatagTACAATCATACAAGATGACCAAGttgacctctgccaaggcccaGCTAACAAATCTGCTCTTTACAGGCTACtccctggttcatggaggatgatcACCAGACATGCAGTGCCATTATGATTCTGAGGGGTGGATGCTGTCATTGATGCCACTGTGGATCATAAGGTACCCTATCTTACGTGTCAAATTCCAGCAATCTTTTGCTTGTTCTTTCTCACAAAGCATATACGACAGctaaacaaaatgcaaaagtGAAGCATAAACATGTGAAATTGTACATTTTAGCAATATTTAGAAATTACTACCAACTTATGATGAGTTTTCTGCAGGAAAAATAAATGCACAAATATATCCAGTTTAGTGGGTCAGATGTCTTCTCACCTGCAAGTACATGTCGGCCAGCTCGTCCTCCTGGATGAGATAGTAGATCCTTCCCACCTGCAACCAGGTCTCAGACTCCTCTTCTCTTTTACCCAAATCAATAGAAATCCTCAGGCTTTGCTTCGTGTAGTCCAGAGATTTACGAGATGATCTGCACCACATCACATTTCAAAGATATTTGGGAATTCATCATAAACAACGCACGGTGGGAGAGAGGAAAAACTCACCTTTCAGTGTTTAGTGAGAGGTAGAGGCTACTTAGGATTTCAAGGTACTCTCCTTCCAGCCTCTTGTCCTTCAGTTCTCTGGAAACTGACACACAGTGTTCATAGTAGACGATGCTTTGGCCATAGAGCAGCATGTCGGAATACAACCGACTCAGCACCTTGGCCACCACCAACTgacctgtgagaaaatacatcaCATTTACTGTGTATGCATGTTGTTACACAAGGTGCCCACCAGAGGGCGAGTTTACAGTGTGACATACATTATTGGAACCAAAGAGGTATCCATACAGTCAGTCTTTCACACCTTTTAGCTACATAGCTAAAAGGTGAtgaaatggtaaaaataattatacatgTTACAAAGACATGttcaatttaaatataaatgttaaatataaatatcagtgtacagtatgtatgaatTTAAATTAGAACTAAAAATGTTGAATGTGTgaaaaatgtgtgaatttatgGGAATATAAATGCTGAATCACAAATATGCAGCTAACACTGTATATTGATATTAATTTACACACCATTTCTTTACTTTCCTATACTTACTGGGCAGGTTTCTAGCATGCAGTGCAATCAGAAGCCCCATTTCGTAGCACACCCTGATGTTGTGACTCTTCCCCCTGTCTTTGTAGCTCCTCCCCAGCCAAAGGTAGGTCTGGACATGCTCCTCATCAGTGGGGCTCTCCCATAGCTCTAGGAAAAGGTGCAAGGATCTGGAATAACGAGAACTTCATGACATACTGTAGGTCAATTGCATTTACGGTAAGATGCTGACCTCTGAATCCTAAAGCTCTTAAGTGGatgtaacatttataggtcagaaaagtggacaatttatagtatagtatttagTCTAGTTTTTGGACATTACAAAAATTGTGTACCGGGACAAAACCAATGGAAGCACAAGGAAAAGATGAAACTGAAATCTATGAGGCGGACACGTTCACCTCTACTGTATCATATAATCTTCTCATAACAAGTATAGGAATATCTGACCTGATCAAGAAATGTTCTGACAATGTGGATGCCCCTGCATCCAATGCCAGGCATCCCAGGTTGGCGAGTGCCAGGGCCTGATTCCTCTGATTTCCACTTTCCCTTGATATCGCCAAGGCTGAGTGGAGCTGCCAGCCTGCCTCTGGTATGCAGCCCTGTTGCCTCAGACACAAGGCCAAGAGATTGTGGATGACGCCTCTCTGAGTGGAGCTATCTGTGCCCTGTAGCAgtacatattaaaatataatatatgtacatacattcgATGAAAGGAATTCTGTGCGTTCTTATACCTGCAGTGATACAAGCAGTGGCTGCAGAACACTCTGAGCTTTTTCAGCCTCTCCTGTTAACACCAGCAGCCAACCAAGCAGCACAGATGCCTCAAAACCTTCCTCCTCATTAATGAAGGCTCCTGTTTCCACTGCTTGCTGAGCGCAGCGCACAGCTTTATCAAGGGCATCGTACTGCTGATAAACAGAGGCCAAGCCGAGACACAGATCCCTCTGCGTCTTTAAGTCGTCATCTTTCTCGGCTATAGCAAGAGCCTCAATGAGGTAGATTACAATCTGGGCAGGGAGTAGAGAGGTTCCCTCCTTCCACAATGGGTTCAGTCGGACCGCATTTCTGATGAACAGCTCAATCCTCTGAAAGGTATTGTGGAGAGAGTGGTCTTGTCTTGAGTCTAGGCTCAGAGAAGCCAGTGCCAGATACGGCATGTATTTACGGTGATAGAGCCAGCACAGCAGCCAGTTGAGGTCCAAGGGTGCTATGGGATGCCCGTCATTAGCTGAGAGAGTCAAGGAGAGGAACTGTAGACGCTCGACAAAGGGAAGAGCATCATCAGGTTTCCTGAGAAGCAGGAAGAGGCTGAAGATAAGGTAGCACACGCGGGCCTCGAGGTATTTATCCCCCATGACCACGGATCTCCTCAGAAGCAGCTTGAGTAGCTCAATTTCATCTGAAGATGTGTAGGTGTGGTTGGGAAGGCAGAGGAGCACAGCGCTGGCCTTTTCCAAGGTGAGGGGCAGCTTGTCCGTCATACGCTGCTTCAGGTAGACGGCGGTAACATTGGTGAGAAGAGCAACGAGCAGTGGCGTGTCTCTGAAACTGTCAACTCGAACACTCAGAGCTTCTTCGTAGTACACACGGGCCTAAAGATAGAGGTCAAGGCGGATGATTTTTAgcatttaaaacaacaaaacattcaaTAATACTAGTTGTCAGTAACTGGTAATGTTTTTATCTTGCTCTCTTTCTCTGAAGAAGGGTATTTATTAGCAGGTTGCAGGGCCATCGTGGCCTACAAAATTACTTAATAGTGAATATAACTAACCTGAGATAGCTTTAGTTTCCTGGCACATAGTCTTCCCAGAAGGAAGCAAGCTCGTCTGTGTGCCCAATGCATGCCCATCCTCTTTGCACATTCCCTCACACTCTCGAGCCGCCCTGAAAGCTCACTCTCAGTCTTCCCATTGAAGGTCACCCACAGGAAGGAACACTGTAGGTCGTACAGGGGCAGGAAGTCTTCCTAGGAGGAAAATACACAAAGTATCTTATGAGAGTGGTTGAGACGTAATTAAACATACAGGTCTCTACACATATTGTACATTAGTTCAATAAGGTATTTTATGTTCGTCTGCATGGTTCCATTTTATGCGTTACAAAAGTGGATACTGACATTGGAAACGTCCCTATCAAAGTGCTGATAACTCTCCTTGTAAAACCAAAGGCAATATGTATCGTTTTTATCAAGATTATGCAAAAACTACAAAGCACTCCACAGAATACCAATCTACAGTAATTATGTACTGTACGTTCTGTACTTTAAACTACTGTATGCTCTACTGCCCTACAAGGCTTTGTTTTTAGCATCTGGCAGGTAACAAGGAAACTGCATAGGAACTTTGCTGACCTGGAAGTGATCATGGTTTAGTAAAGTCAACGTGGGGTCACTGAGTTCTGACTCCTCGCCCTCCCAACTGTTTTCCTCTAAGAAGAGAGGCGGGTCCTCCTGGAACTCACTCAGTTCCCTGAATGTGTCGTCAAGAGTGAAGGACAAGGGCTCTCCGTCATGTGGCAGAGGATTGTGGGACTGATACAGGGACACACGGGGGGAGGAGTGAGATAGTGACGGACGGGGTGAGGAATGGTACGGGGGTGTTCCTTCGCTTCTCTCTGACATGACGCTCTGACGAGTGCTTGCAGGGACCTTGTGATCTAGAATGAAGGGAGATTGTTGTGAGAACACAAATAAGGCTGACTCCATCCAGATATTTTCTATCCTGCTTATCTTGTTCTGGGTTACTTGAGCCTCTCCTAGCTAGTGCTTATCATCTCCATAATCACCATTTATGAGTAGAAAATCCATCGTATTTGCCCTACATCGGTAAAGCTTGAGTTGCACAGGGGGAGTAGTGTCAGAGGCCAACTTCAACTTGCTTAAGGATTTGTTCTGTATACGGAGTGACTCAGCgtgatacagtatatacccCTCTAGCTCACATCAACATAAGTCAATAGGAGATTGTCAACCCAAATGCctacctcactcacggtgcaaccaaaaataacaagtaAGAATGTGGAACATACAATGTTGGTGTCATGCTTATACACTAATATACATGTAAAACAATACTACTTTATACTAATGTAAAAGCCGCAAGGCATGGTGGGAATCCCACGCACTCACTTCCCCAACAggaagctacccagcatgccttgcgggttagaCATTACTATAAAAGggtatttattttgtgtgtgtctattgGTGTGTGAACATTTATTTCCATACCCGCATAGTCCGTGTGATGAATTCTGTTACTTGTGATTtgtggttgcaccgtgagcgagGGACGTGTttggtttgtgttgttttgagtATGACTGCAAATGTCAAGGTAATTAATTGCAGATAGACAGCAACTGTGTCATTTCATTCAACACAAATGCAATAACGTAAATCATTACCACGTTTGGGACGGTTCCTGATGTACATGAAGTCGGACTCATCCAGCCTGTCTGGAAACAAACAAAGATGTGATGTTCCAGCTGATGGCAGAGGCTTTCATCTCCAAAGATCATAAACTATTTAAAGTCTATTTAACTATTTAAGTCTTCTTAATGTGGGGATGGGTTTTGTATCagatcaaaacaaacattttcatccTGCCAGTGCCTGTTAGAGTTTACCATTGACGTAAtctaaatgaatatttttagggAAGGCCGTTAAGTTTTCTTGAAGGGATCCATGACTCAAAAGAGGTTGACAACTACGAATTTAGAAACAACCATCTCTAAATAGTCTAAATAGACATCTCCATCGAGCTTTACCTAGCCTGTACACAGAGCTGATATCAGATGAGAAAAGCTTTTCCAGTAGGTTGCTATCACTTGGCTCAGAACTGAACGGGTTAGTCTCAGCCAGGGTGGCCCGCTCCTCCTCTGTCAGAAAGACCAATTGCCTGTCTCTGTGtgagacaaacaaaacagcattaTCATCAAAGCTCTTGTCTGTCCAGACTAAAGATATGGTACACCTCGAGGTAACCAATGGATTTAATGCAGACGAAATGCTTTACTAATTACTTTTAAACAAGCTGTGCAATAGGATTATATCATCTATTTACAGAGGCATGATGTCCAGAGGTTTGACGTGGGCCTTGTGGACAAAACCAGTACAGCCAGTTGAGGAGTGTTTTCCAATGAAGACGCCCAAGCCTCTTACAAGTAGACCTTGGATCTCCACAGTGTCACCTTGACTCAATTGGAGCTCATCTTGGTCCATTGGAATGTAGTCGACCACAGCGGCGCACAAACCTGTCACTGGGATGTTTGACAGATAAAATATACTCATTTCAGGCATTTCAGGTTATTATGCAAGTCAAACGATTGCAGTATAAATAATGCAACGGAACACAATAAATACTAAAAGCCTTTCTGAAATATAATTGATCATACTTAGACTGTACGGTAAATCCCTGCTTAATGCTCGGTTACATTCAAAGACCATCAGTGAATGGTGAAAAACAGTCAGTAATTTAAATGCCcataaaatgtctattttttaaACACGGTAATAAAAGAAATGACTTAGATTAGATTCAGTTCCAGACCCCGCCCCtcctctcttcaattgccatagTCAGTTCACAACTGAACCAAAGATTTTCAGTTGTAACTGTTGAGTTGCATTGTAAGAGTATGTTTCTACCAAATGGATGTTCAAACGGTTCCTTTTCGGTTGGTGAGCACCCCGCATACCCCGGGTAGTTCTTCAGGAACCATCTGATTGAAGGAGAAAGTGGTCAGCGCTTGTTAAGATCATATAGACTATCATTGTAAAGAAACACACTAGTCGTGAAAATGTCTCACTGGTAGAAAGGGTAGGGCAATGGCTGAGTGCAATCAACAGGCACCAGTCCGTGGTGTCCAGTGGAGAGCAGGGTGCCCTCCCACATGTCCTCCTGTCCCGTGTCCTTTACCATCAGCAGGTCGTTCTTTTTGAAAGACAGCTGTTCTTCGTCATCCTCCTCAACTCTTGTATAGACTGCTTTAGCAAAGAAGGATCCTGCAACAATGTATATCATTAGTAAACTAATTAGCTCACTCACAGAACTAGCTTTAGATACCATTTCCACTAATATATACGATACATAGTGTTTTAATTCCGTTGCGGTTTATAAAATCTTTTTATCGACATTTGAGATCAGCAAAACCGCTGCTGCACTTTGATTTCTGCTCAGGAAATGATGGATGTTGGATACCATTCAGTTAATGTATCTCATCAAAGTTTGGCCGCACTGCAGTCTTATTTTGCCAAAGTATACGTTTAAATGGTGATATCTGTTTTAATATGCATCGCTGAGGGTAACAGGGAAGTCGCGTTGCTGCAAAATCAAACTTTTAGAACAGTTATTAAGCAAAGATATTTTAATGTGGGCACTTTTCAGTTTAAACGCCGTCATGAAATGCTGAGTGTAAGCAATTtcttttctttagttttttggTCCCAGTTCTTGGGACCGCGTTACTGTCGGAGACGTGCAAGTCTTTATAGCAGTTATGGCGACCCTGTACGGAGTGAAAGTAAGAGTTAAGCTTGTGTACAAATATGTTATGCTTGTGTGAGTGACAACAATGTATCTATTGTGTCTATTGTAGGTATATCTGAtgtagccctttattcttgtcacttatacagaagtacaagcgaaATATTTAAAGTACTAATCCCACCAAGTAATAGATTTAACAAGTTGAATAGGTTAATTCATTGGATTTTACCAATTCACCCATCTACAGTGttaataatccatccattttctatgccgcttatcctcattaaggtcgcacgggtatgctggagcctatcccagctgacttcaggggagaggcggggtacaccctggactggtcgtcagccaatcgcaGTTAATAATCAAATATATCCTGGTTATCAACTGCATTTAACCAAGTTTATACCAAGCATTCCTTACCTTCCTGAAGTAAAAGTGCCAAGTAGAGGGTAGCCAGCTGATCCTCATCCACCGTTACGTTTATCTCCAAGTCACTGAGCAGTTTTGGGTCCAACCAGAAGGACTGATCAAAGAGGAAGTTCTCCAAGCAGCGAGCAACATAGCCTGCCATTTAGTAGACAAGTTAAAAAGAAGTACCGATCATATTATACGAAAACAATCAACATCAATATAGTAAACTAATTGAATCTTACCTAATGCTAAATATGTTGAAAACTTCCAGATTTCTTCCACAGTTTTGAATGTGAGAACAAAGCTGTCTTTCTCTGCATGGACAGACACCAGACGTGCAGACATGTCCTACAAGAACATTGTTCTTAGTAGAAAATAACATTTCACAGCCCCTTATGTAATATCGTGCTCGTTATCACTCATCATGTCTGATTTTCACTCACTTTAAATAACTGGATGACATCCTTACTGTTGCTCTC from Doryrhamphus excisus isolate RoL2022-K1 chromosome 23, RoL_Dexc_1.0, whole genome shotgun sequence carries:
- the sh3tc2 gene encoding SH3 domain and tetratricopeptide repeat-containing protein 2 isoform X2, yielding MTEGAGEDDDGPLVESDEGVLEPGHDWKRKAAFLRGSRVTLEDKFSSEIILFFTGRRRSSEDPDLALQESLRTQLRVVESNSKDVIQLFKDMSARLVSVHAEKDSFVLTFKTVEEIWKFSTYLALGYVARCLENFLFDQSFWLDPKLLSDLEINVTVDEDQLATLYLALLLQEGSFFAKAVYTRVEEDDEEQLSFKKNDLLMVKDTGQEDMWEGTLLSTGHHGLVPVDCTQPLPYPFYQWFLKNYPGYAGCSPTEKEPFEHPFVTGLCAAVVDYIPMDQDELQLSQGDTVEIQGLLVRGLGVFIGKHSSTGCTGFVHKAHVKPLDIMPLDRQLVFLTEEERATLAETNPFSSEPSDSNLLEKLFSSDISSVYRLDRLDESDFMYIRNRPKRDHKVPASTRQSVMSERSEGTPPYHSSPRPSLSHSSPRVSLYQSHNPLPHDGEPLSFTLDDTFRELSEFQEDPPLFLEENSWEGEESELSDPTLTLLNHDHFQEDFLPLYDLQCSFLWVTFNGKTESELSGRLESVRECAKRMGMHWAHRRACFLLGRLCARKLKLSQARVYYEEALSVRVDSFRDTPLLVALLTNVTAVYLKQRMTDKLPLTLEKASAVLLCLPNHTYTSSDEIELLKLLLRRSVVMGDKYLEARVCYLIFSLFLLLRKPDDALPFVERLQFLSLTLSANDGHPIAPLDLNWLLCWLYHRKYMPYLALASLSLDSRQDHSLHNTFQRIELFIRNAVRLNPLWKEGTSLLPAQIVIYLIEALAIAEKDDDLKTQRDLCLGLASVYQQYDALDKAVRCAQQAVETGAFINEEEGFEASVLLGWLLVLTGEAEKAQSVLQPLLVSLQGTDSSTQRGVIHNLLALCLRQQGCIPEAGWQLHSALAISRESGNQRNQALALANLGCLALDAGASTLSEHFLIRSLHLFLELWESPTDEEHVQTYLWLGRSYKDRGKSHNIRVCYEMGLLIALHARNLPSQLVVAKVLSRLYSDMLLYGQSIVYYEHCVSVSRELKDKRLEGEYLEILSSLYLSLNTERSSRKSLDYTKQSLRISIDLGKREEESETWLQVGRIYYLIQEDELADMYLQAAVKTALRMNDPYFSMSIYEEAGDVYFKGHRNRMASVPFYRDGSLPFARSIKDTHSEFRLLSKLTELLMNQGEQEEALQYATLAVEVANQTGVHVNERTAYHRLATVYYSLQHYEMAENYYLKSLFLCPPVLQHAKEARYYTQVYCRLGNLTLHKLKDAFDAVGYFHLALAAALEDRTNPEALYIVYMKLAEIHGNHMPDAQLCQLYRDRAHSLKRVLSGEEAVREEIVNYTSEDCDSETFPRTCRIQGEAFSDIANEDNRKMDECSPAPDMESQIVDASGFITSRSYSESILTESFDTAREHLSDSYSFTDTVQNSQRQKNGNELISGNLSHTSEEETVVDAELQKDQKDPAQIDR
- the sh3tc2 gene encoding SH3 domain and tetratricopeptide repeat-containing protein 2 isoform X1; translation: MALIPGSCCFLGQMASCCCRPLLHSSCCGPLIKFCLSSFTDISPAELDALWREPPYTLGGTNDHFSGNDIMTEGAGEDDDGPLVESDEGVLEPGHDWKRKAAFLRGSRVTLEDKFSSEIILFFTGRRRSSEDPDLALQESLRTQLRVVESNSKDVIQLFKDMSARLVSVHAEKDSFVLTFKTVEEIWKFSTYLALGYVARCLENFLFDQSFWLDPKLLSDLEINVTVDEDQLATLYLALLLQEGSFFAKAVYTRVEEDDEEQLSFKKNDLLMVKDTGQEDMWEGTLLSTGHHGLVPVDCTQPLPYPFYQWFLKNYPGYAGCSPTEKEPFEHPFVTGLCAAVVDYIPMDQDELQLSQGDTVEIQGLLVRGLGVFIGKHSSTGCTGFVHKAHVKPLDIMPLDRQLVFLTEEERATLAETNPFSSEPSDSNLLEKLFSSDISSVYRLDRLDESDFMYIRNRPKRDHKVPASTRQSVMSERSEGTPPYHSSPRPSLSHSSPRVSLYQSHNPLPHDGEPLSFTLDDTFRELSEFQEDPPLFLEENSWEGEESELSDPTLTLLNHDHFQEDFLPLYDLQCSFLWVTFNGKTESELSGRLESVRECAKRMGMHWAHRRACFLLGRLCARKLKLSQARVYYEEALSVRVDSFRDTPLLVALLTNVTAVYLKQRMTDKLPLTLEKASAVLLCLPNHTYTSSDEIELLKLLLRRSVVMGDKYLEARVCYLIFSLFLLLRKPDDALPFVERLQFLSLTLSANDGHPIAPLDLNWLLCWLYHRKYMPYLALASLSLDSRQDHSLHNTFQRIELFIRNAVRLNPLWKEGTSLLPAQIVIYLIEALAIAEKDDDLKTQRDLCLGLASVYQQYDALDKAVRCAQQAVETGAFINEEEGFEASVLLGWLLVLTGEAEKAQSVLQPLLVSLQGTDSSTQRGVIHNLLALCLRQQGCIPEAGWQLHSALAISRESGNQRNQALALANLGCLALDAGASTLSEHFLIRSLHLFLELWESPTDEEHVQTYLWLGRSYKDRGKSHNIRVCYEMGLLIALHARNLPSQLVVAKVLSRLYSDMLLYGQSIVYYEHCVSVSRELKDKRLEGEYLEILSSLYLSLNTERSSRKSLDYTKQSLRISIDLGKREEESETWLQVGRIYYLIQEDELADMYLQAAVKTALRMNDPYFSMSIYEEAGDVYFKGHRNRMASVPFYRDGSLPFARSIKDTHSEFRLLSKLTELLMNQGEQEEALQYATLAVEVANQTGVHVNERTAYHRLATVYYSLQHYEMAENYYLKSLFLCPPVLQHAKEARYYTQVYCRLGNLTLHKLKDAFDAVGYFHLALAAALEDRTNPEALYIVYMKLAEIHGNHMPDAQLCQLYRDRAHSLKRVLSGEEAVREEIVNYTSEDCDSETFPRTCRIQGEAFSDIANEDNRKMDECSPAPDMESQIVDASGFITSRSYSESILTESFDTAREHLSDSYSFTDTVQNSQRQKNGNELISGNLSHTSEEETVVDAELQKDQKDPAQIDR